The following proteins come from a genomic window of Gemmatimonadota bacterium:
- a CDS encoding lipocalin-like domain-containing protein gives MNTRALACAALLLPGACGPQAERQTRSLDPAASLAGVPDSGFARATELRPFVFPEDHGPHPQFRTEWWYVTANLEGESGAEYGVQFTVFRSALAPPGAVVALPGPTSPWETRQAYMAHFAVGDVQGARFFSFERFARGAAGIAGARSEPQFRVWVDAWEIRSLEATRAGAEGIFPLRLAAADSTVSVDLVLEAGRGLVAQGEGGLSPKGDEPGQASYYYSFPRMPLSGQIRTARGTEAVTGVAWMDREWSTSVLSEDQEGWDWFALHLPDGRDLMLFELRSRVGAPRVDGTLVGPDGTARRVDSGQVAVEVLDRWTSAVDGSIYPSGWRIRLAEEDVDVTVIPLLDDQELVHTFRYWEGAVRVTDGAGSEGRGYVELTGYAGRALQR, from the coding sequence ATGAACACACGCGCTCTCGCCTGCGCGGCGCTCCTGCTGCCGGGTGCCTGCGGGCCGCAAGCCGAGAGGCAGACCCGCTCCTTGGACCCCGCGGCGAGCCTGGCCGGCGTCCCCGACAGCGGCTTTGCACGGGCCACCGAGCTACGACCCTTCGTGTTTCCCGAGGACCACGGTCCGCACCCCCAGTTCCGCACGGAGTGGTGGTATGTGACGGCGAATCTGGAGGGCGAGTCCGGCGCCGAATACGGCGTGCAGTTCACCGTGTTCCGCTCTGCATTGGCCCCACCCGGCGCAGTGGTGGCGTTGCCCGGTCCGACCTCACCATGGGAGACGCGGCAGGCCTACATGGCCCACTTCGCCGTAGGCGACGTCCAGGGCGCTCGCTTCTTCTCCTTCGAGCGGTTTGCGCGGGGAGCAGCGGGTATCGCGGGAGCGCGCTCGGAGCCTCAGTTCCGCGTGTGGGTCGACGCTTGGGAGATTCGCTCCCTGGAGGCCACGCGCGCGGGCGCGGAAGGTATCTTCCCGCTCCGGCTCGCCGCAGCGGACTCGACCGTGTCCGTGGACCTGGTGCTCGAAGCCGGTCGCGGGTTGGTCGCGCAGGGCGAGGGGGGGCTCAGCCCCAAGGGCGACGAGCCAGGCCAGGCGTCCTACTACTACTCGTTTCCGCGCATGCCGCTGAGCGGTCAGATCCGGACCGCGCGAGGTACGGAGGCGGTCACCGGCGTCGCGTGGATGGACCGTGAGTGGAGCACCAGCGTGCTCAGCGAAGACCAGGAAGGGTGGGACTGGTTCGCCCTTCACTTGCCCGACGGTCGTGACCTGATGCTTTTCGAGCTGCGCTCCCGTGTCGGGGCGCCGCGCGTCGACGGGACCCTGGTTGGCCCGGACGGAACGGCCCGGCGTGTGGACTCGGGCCAGGTCGCGGTCGAGGTCCTGGACCGTTGGACCAGTGCGGTGGACGGCTCCATCTACCCGTCAGGATGGCGCATCCGCCTCGCGGAGGAGGATGTGGACGTGACCGTGATTCCCCTCCTCGACGATCAGGAGCTGGTTCACACCTTCCGCTACTGGGAAGGAGCGGTGCGGGTCACGGACGGCGCCGGGTCGGAGGGGCGCGGCTACGTCGAGCTCACGGGGTACGCGGGCCGCGCGCTCCAGCGCTGA
- a CDS encoding NAD-dependent protein deacetylase, with protein MRPEADPVAEQLPPLIEALAALMRERPTVVLSGAGISTESGIPDYRSPASAPRRPPIQFREFIGDEAVRQRYWTRSSVGWRRVADAQPNAGHRALARLEQAGLIRGIITQNVDELHQRAGSSRVLELHGTLSTVRCLSCDDRSTREALQQRLLAENPALSETLAPVAPDGDAEVPTALIAGVRVPACQACGGMLKPDVVFFGENVPKPRVENAWSLYRDGDVLLVVGSSLTVFSGYRFVLKASQEGRPIAIANLGPTRGDPLAAMRVEGPLGTVLPALSDALGVAGPA; from the coding sequence GTGCGTCCGGAGGCGGACCCGGTTGCCGAGCAGCTCCCGCCCCTGATCGAGGCGCTGGCCGCGCTCATGCGGGAGCGGCCGACCGTCGTCTTGTCGGGGGCGGGCATCAGCACCGAATCGGGGATTCCCGACTACCGTAGCCCGGCGTCCGCGCCCCGGCGCCCACCGATTCAATTCCGCGAGTTTATCGGCGACGAAGCGGTGCGTCAGCGATACTGGACCCGGAGCAGCGTGGGGTGGCGGCGGGTCGCCGACGCCCAGCCGAATGCGGGACACCGTGCCCTGGCCAGGCTCGAACAGGCGGGCCTCATCCGGGGCATCATCACGCAGAACGTCGATGAGCTCCACCAGCGCGCAGGCAGCTCCCGCGTGCTGGAGCTTCACGGGACCCTCAGCACCGTGCGCTGTCTTTCCTGCGACGACCGGAGCACGCGCGAGGCGCTGCAGCAGCGTCTCCTCGCGGAGAACCCGGCCTTGAGCGAGACGCTCGCTCCCGTTGCTCCCGATGGGGATGCGGAGGTGCCGACGGCGCTCATCGCTGGGGTGCGGGTGCCCGCCTGCCAGGCCTGCGGCGGGATGCTCAAGCCGGACGTGGTCTTCTTCGGTGAAAACGTGCCCAAGCCGCGCGTCGAGAACGCGTGGTCGCTCTACCGGGACGGCGACGTGCTCCTGGTCGTGGGCTCGTCCCTGACGGTCTTCTCGGGCTACCGCTTCGTGTTGAAGGCAAGCCAGGAAGGGCGCCCGATCGCGATCGCCAACCTCGGTCCCACACGGGGCGATCCGCTGGCGGCCATGCGTGTGGAGGGACCGCTCGGCACGGTCCTGCCCGCGCTCAGTGACGCGCTGGGGGTGGCCGGTCCCGCATGA
- a CDS encoding Xaa-Pro peptidase family protein: MMRPVPGLLCCLLLLAPASAAAQREIAVPTSAYAARRARLFEQVGRQPVLVPGAYLVRSGGEGRQDPDFWYLTGIESPYAVLLIYPDGTPDGASVVFLPDSFQFAGAQYSIPDERFRYSAWNRTILRIAPGEETARRLGVEESLPIDGFTDALARLVGDSEVLWFLRDTGRLYAPPGLSGPRSYRQQLEEAVASRLPGVRIENVSPLLHRMRLIKDAHEIEALRTAARISATGLLSAMKAIAPGKNDLEIAGVMEATWKAEGSTRAAFAPIVVSGDAAVSLYTLRSEKYNHTWREMKDGELIFIDYGAAEYDMYGSDLCRTFPVSGHFSDEQRRYYEIVLEAQEAALARIRPGVRMEDVIRAAAGVFKAHGLQRNEDIDTMGADRVWGLMPSPTYWVDGPGELTHYSGARGTGVRDLGHHIGLDATDSRDYSTPLQPGMVFTVEPKLYIPELGIAIMIEDMILVTEDGYENLSVTAPKTVEEIEAVMRR; encoded by the coding sequence ATGATGCGACCCGTCCCCGGCCTCCTATGCTGCCTGCTTCTGCTGGCCCCGGCCAGCGCGGCGGCGCAGCGGGAGATCGCCGTGCCCACGTCTGCCTACGCCGCCCGCCGCGCCCGCCTGTTCGAGCAGGTGGGTCGTCAGCCCGTCCTGGTGCCCGGTGCCTACCTCGTCCGCTCGGGGGGGGAGGGTCGCCAGGATCCAGACTTCTGGTACCTGACCGGAATCGAGTCGCCGTACGCCGTGCTCCTGATCTACCCGGACGGCACTCCGGACGGCGCCAGCGTGGTCTTCCTCCCCGATTCGTTCCAATTCGCCGGCGCGCAGTACTCCATTCCCGACGAACGCTTCCGCTACTCGGCCTGGAATCGCACCATCCTGAGAATCGCTCCGGGAGAGGAAACGGCGCGCCGGCTCGGCGTGGAGGAGTCTCTGCCGATCGACGGATTCACGGACGCGCTGGCGCGACTCGTCGGAGACTCCGAGGTGCTCTGGTTCCTGCGCGACACCGGCCGCCTTTACGCTCCTCCGGGGCTGAGTGGGCCGCGGTCCTACCGTCAGCAGCTGGAGGAGGCCGTGGCCTCGCGTCTCCCCGGCGTGCGCATCGAGAATGTCAGTCCACTCCTTCACCGTATGCGGCTGATCAAGGATGCTCATGAGATCGAGGCGCTACGGACTGCGGCACGCATCTCCGCCACCGGCCTCCTCTCCGCCATGAAAGCCATCGCTCCGGGCAAGAACGACCTCGAGATCGCTGGCGTGATGGAGGCCACCTGGAAGGCGGAGGGCTCCACGCGAGCTGCCTTTGCCCCGATCGTGGTGTCGGGAGACGCGGCGGTCTCTCTGTACACGCTCCGCTCGGAGAAGTACAACCACACTTGGCGCGAGATGAAGGACGGTGAGCTGATCTTCATCGACTACGGAGCCGCGGAGTACGACATGTACGGGTCCGACCTGTGCCGCACGTTTCCCGTGTCCGGTCACTTCTCGGACGAGCAACGCCGATACTACGAGATCGTGCTGGAGGCCCAGGAGGCGGCACTCGCCAGGATCCGGCCGGGCGTGCGCATGGAGGACGTGATTCGGGCGGCCGCGGGGGTATTCAAGGCCCACGGCCTGCAGCGCAATGAGGACATCGATACCATGGGCGCGGACCGGGTCTGGGGGCTGATGCCTTCGCCGACCTACTGGGTCGATGGCCCGGGCGAGCTGACCCACTACAGCGGCGCACGCGGCACCGGTGTCCGAGACCTCGGTCATCACATCGGGCTCGACGCCACGGATAGCCGCGACTACAGCACCCCGCTACAGCCCGGGATGGTGTTCACGGTCGAGCCCAAGCTCTACATCCCCGAGCTGGGTATCGCCATCATGATCGAGGACATGATCCTGGTCACCGAGGACGGCTACGAGAACCTGTCGGTGACGGCCCCCAAGACGGTGGAGGAGATCGAAGCGGTGATGCGGCGCTGA
- a CDS encoding ABC transporter ATP-binding protein, translating to MIELEGVSKSYREGERLRPVLESTDARVEEGEWVALLGPSGSGKTTVLNLISGIDRPDAGRVRVAGVDLTGLGERERTLFRRRSIGFVFQSFNLLPTLTVEENLLLPLELNRLDSSGRRAEVMHILDEVGLGDRRSAYPDRLSTGERQRVAIARALAHDPPIILADEPTGNLDAETGAHVMELMDRLLHRRGKTMLTVTHSEALASRADRIMELRNRSLLSRS from the coding sequence ATGATCGAGTTGGAGGGTGTCTCCAAGAGCTACCGGGAAGGAGAGCGGCTGCGCCCGGTGCTCGAGTCCACCGACGCACGTGTCGAGGAAGGAGAGTGGGTGGCTCTGCTCGGCCCCAGCGGCTCAGGCAAGACCACGGTGCTCAACCTGATCAGCGGCATCGACCGACCGGACGCCGGCAGGGTGCGTGTGGCAGGAGTCGACTTGACCGGCCTGGGAGAGCGCGAACGCACGCTGTTTCGCCGGCGGAGCATCGGATTCGTCTTCCAGTCCTTCAACCTGCTCCCCACGCTGACCGTGGAGGAGAACCTCCTGCTTCCGCTCGAGTTGAACCGACTGGATTCAAGCGGACGCCGGGCCGAAGTCATGCACATCCTCGACGAGGTGGGGCTAGGAGATCGCAGGAGCGCCTATCCGGACCGATTGTCGACGGGTGAGCGTCAGCGCGTGGCGATCGCGCGGGCCCTGGCGCACGATCCGCCGATCATCCTGGCCGACGAGCCCACGGGCAACCTCGATGCCGAGACAGGTGCGCACGTGATGGAGCTGATGGACCGCCTGCTGCACCGCCGAGGGAAGACCATGCTGACGGTCACGCACAGTGAGGCCCTCGCCAGCCGCGCCGACCGCATCATGGAGCTGAGGAATCGCTCGCTCCTGTCCCGTTCGTGA
- the lysC gene encoding lysine-sensitive aspartokinase 3, protein MRPRILKFGGTSVADADRMRRVGVLVRDALPAAPVVVLSATAGTTNTLLSAAESAEAGEVERALLDVRALGERHRTLAHDLLGPSHELDDDIDAYVHEIELLIRGIGLLRELSPRSRDAIASFGERLSTLIFTDHLREEGVFVTHVDARTVTRTDDDFGKARPDRAALAGLCATLVAPHVGPDKAVVTEGFIGATEDGVTTTLGRGGSDFTAALLGESLGAAEVQIWTDVEGVYTADPRIVRDARPIAELSFAEAAELAAFGAKVLHPATIQPAVNAGIPVTVRDTMRPDGRYTTIQAEVETGRPVTAIASRTGITVITVTSSRMLLQSGFLERLFEVFGRHEVDVDLVATAEVSVSLTVGSDVSLKEVLAELREFSRVAVAEGRAVVAVIGERLKATAGVGTKIFGALADINVEMISMGANEINLSLVVKEEDVPEAVRRLHAALFG, encoded by the coding sequence ATGAGACCACGAATCCTCAAGTTCGGCGGCACTTCGGTAGCCGATGCCGACCGCATGCGCAGGGTGGGCGTCCTGGTGCGGGACGCGCTGCCCGCTGCCCCCGTGGTGGTGCTGTCGGCCACGGCAGGGACCACCAACACGCTGTTGTCGGCCGCCGAATCCGCCGAGGCCGGTGAGGTGGAGCGAGCGCTCCTGGACGTGCGGGCCCTGGGGGAGCGCCATCGCACGCTGGCCCACGACCTCCTCGGACCCTCGCACGAACTGGACGACGACATCGACGCCTACGTGCACGAGATCGAGCTGCTGATCCGAGGCATCGGTTTGCTGCGCGAGCTGTCTCCACGCTCCCGGGATGCCATTGCGAGCTTCGGCGAGCGTTTGTCCACCCTGATCTTCACGGATCACCTTCGCGAAGAGGGCGTGTTCGTCACCCACGTGGATGCGCGCACGGTCACCCGCACCGACGACGATTTCGGCAAGGCCCGCCCCGACCGAGCGGCTCTCGCAGGCCTCTGTGCCACGCTCGTTGCTCCGCACGTCGGTCCCGACAAGGCGGTGGTGACCGAGGGCTTCATCGGAGCCACCGAAGACGGGGTGACCACCACGCTGGGCCGCGGTGGGAGTGACTTCACCGCAGCATTGCTCGGCGAGTCCCTCGGTGCCGCGGAGGTACAGATCTGGACGGACGTCGAAGGGGTCTATACCGCGGACCCCCGCATCGTGCGGGACGCCCGGCCCATCGCGGAGCTGTCGTTCGCAGAAGCGGCCGAGCTTGCGGCCTTTGGCGCCAAGGTGCTGCACCCCGCCACCATCCAGCCGGCGGTCAATGCCGGCATCCCCGTCACGGTTCGCGACACGATGCGCCCGGACGGCCGCTACACCACCATTCAGGCCGAGGTGGAGACCGGCCGGCCCGTGACCGCGATCGCCAGCCGGACCGGCATCACCGTGATCACGGTCACGTCTTCACGCATGCTCCTCCAATCCGGCTTTCTGGAACGGCTCTTCGAGGTGTTCGGTCGTCACGAGGTGGACGTGGACCTCGTCGCCACGGCGGAGGTCAGCGTGTCGCTGACGGTGGGTAGCGACGTGTCGCTCAAGGAGGTCCTCGCAGAACTGCGTGAGTTCTCCCGGGTGGCAGTGGCGGAAGGTCGCGCGGTGGTCGCGGTGATCGGCGAGCGCCTGAAGGCCACCGCCGGCGTGGGAACCAAGATCTTCGGGGCGTTGGCGGACATCAACGTGGAGATGATCTCCATGGGTGCCAACGAGATCAACCTGTCTCTGGTGGTGAAAGAGGAAGACGTGCCGGAGGCGGTGCGCAGGTTGCACGCAGCGCTGTTCGGGTAG
- a CDS encoding GreA/GreB family elongation factor: MLDEIREKLEGEIAHLTEELTVHLPDRIRKAVELGDLRENAEYKSALERQQFVQARLGHLTQRMSELSKINVKEMPHDRVGFGSRVKVHDPIMEEEVTFTIVASDFMDLDGGQVSMASPIGRGLLGSASGDEVSIELPVGRRVFRVLEVLTLPQQLGMSQ, translated from the coding sequence ATGCTCGACGAAATCCGAGAGAAGCTGGAAGGGGAGATCGCCCACCTGACGGAGGAGCTCACCGTTCACCTGCCGGATCGCATCCGCAAGGCGGTGGAATTGGGAGACCTGCGGGAGAATGCCGAGTACAAATCGGCGCTCGAGCGTCAGCAGTTCGTCCAAGCTCGATTGGGACATCTCACCCAGCGCATGTCGGAGCTCTCCAAGATCAACGTGAAGGAGATGCCGCATGATCGCGTGGGGTTCGGGTCGCGCGTGAAGGTGCACGACCCGATCATGGAGGAGGAGGTCACATTCACGATCGTGGCCAGTGACTTCATGGACCTCGACGGTGGACAGGTCTCAATGGCCTCTCCGATCGGGCGTGGGTTGCTGGGTTCGGCCAGCGGGGACGAGGTGTCCATCGAGCTGCCCGTGGGCCGGCGGGTCTTCAGGGTGCTGGAAGTGCTGACCCTGCCCCAGCAGCTCGGGATGAGCCAGTAG
- a CDS encoding thioredoxin family protein — MVRTPSTMVPLGRPAPDFALPDVRGRTVSLADFEAAPALLVAFWCNHCPFVKHLRDAFVRFAAEYGPKGLAVVAINSNDTEAVPADAPDRMAEEARAHGFGFPYLFDATQAVAKAFQAACTPDFFLFDGERRLVYRGQFDDSRPSLDLPVTGVDLRVAVDAVLDGRTPAAEQRPSLGCNIKWKPGEAPSWFGV; from the coding sequence GTGGTCCGCACACCTTCGACCATGGTGCCGCTGGGACGGCCAGCGCCCGACTTCGCACTTCCCGACGTCCGCGGCCGCACGGTCTCGTTGGCGGACTTCGAAGCGGCGCCGGCGCTGTTGGTCGCGTTCTGGTGCAATCACTGTCCCTTCGTGAAGCATCTGCGGGACGCGTTCGTGCGCTTTGCCGCCGAGTACGGGCCCAAGGGACTCGCGGTCGTGGCCATCAACAGCAACGACACAGAGGCGGTGCCGGCCGATGCGCCCGATCGGATGGCAGAGGAGGCGCGAGCGCACGGCTTCGGTTTTCCCTACCTGTTCGACGCGACACAGGCGGTGGCCAAGGCCTTTCAGGCAGCGTGCACACCTGACTTCTTCCTCTTCGACGGCGAGCGACGTCTCGTCTATCGCGGACAGTTCGACGACAGCAGACCGAGCCTCGACCTGCCGGTCACGGGGGTCGACCTCAGGGTCGCCGTGGACGCGGTCCTCGACGGGCGGACTCCTGCTGCCGAGCAGCGCCCTTCGCTCGGATGCAACATCAAGTGGAAGCCAGGTGAGGCGCCGAGCTGGTTCGGCGTCTGA
- a CDS encoding helical backbone metal receptor, translating into MPVRTIAPMRIVSLACSNTEILWALGCLDRLVGVDSNSDFPPDVVSGLPRLGQDLEIDIGAVCRLQPDLVLATLTVPGHETVIEGLEAAGVPFLAPDPESLDDVYRDIRDIAAALDVPRRGEAVVRRMQDEIGPVPTPAADAPRVLVQWWPKPVIAPGRESWATDILHAAGGQGVLDDEDLKSRPMTDEEVARQAPDAIVLSWCGVEPAKYRPEVVKANPVFRAVPAVVQGQVHCIPEAYLGRPGPRLVEGVRALRAIVGSVVSAGARGPRTP; encoded by the coding sequence GTGCCCGTTCGAACCATCGCGCCCATGCGCATCGTCTCCCTGGCCTGCTCCAATACAGAGATCCTGTGGGCGCTCGGCTGCCTGGATCGTCTCGTCGGCGTCGACTCCAACTCCGACTTCCCGCCCGACGTGGTCTCCGGCCTCCCCCGCCTGGGCCAGGACCTCGAGATCGACATCGGAGCCGTGTGTCGGCTTCAACCCGACCTCGTGCTGGCTACGCTCACCGTGCCCGGGCACGAGACCGTGATCGAAGGACTGGAGGCCGCCGGCGTGCCCTTCCTGGCACCCGACCCCGAGTCGCTGGACGACGTCTACCGCGACATCCGCGACATCGCCGCCGCGCTGGACGTTCCCCGTCGCGGGGAGGCGGTGGTTCGACGCATGCAGGACGAGATCGGACCGGTGCCGACGCCCGCCGCCGACGCCCCTCGGGTGCTCGTCCAGTGGTGGCCCAAACCCGTCATCGCTCCCGGGCGAGAGAGCTGGGCCACGGACATCCTTCACGCTGCGGGCGGACAGGGCGTGCTGGACGACGAGGATCTCAAGAGTCGGCCGATGACGGACGAGGAGGTGGCACGCCAGGCCCCCGACGCCATCGTGCTGTCCTGGTGCGGGGTGGAGCCCGCCAAGTACCGCCCCGAGGTCGTGAAGGCGAATCCGGTCTTCAGGGCGGTCCCCGCGGTCGTGCAGGGGCAGGTCCACTGCATCCCCGAGGCCTATCTGGGCCGCCCCGGACCGCGGCTTGTCGAGGGCGTGCGCGCCCTTCGTGCGATCGTGGGCTCCGTGGTCAGCGCTGGAGCGCGCGGCCCGCGTACCCCGTGA
- a CDS encoding ABC transporter permease: protein MRILTRASTRYLRRHPGQLLLAVVGVALGVAVTLSIDLAIESSRAAFRASTETVAGRTTHTVLGGAVGLPDTVFASVRRAVGATRAAPLVEIYVSADRLPGRPLRVLGIDPLSEAPFRGFTASADDGTSAPLLGRALALSGDAAREAGVGVGDPLEVRAPGGSFSMEVVRTFQAEGELAREATRDVIVVDIAAAQALAGTVGLSRIDLILPEGPQGESMLEDLRAVLPRDAVVETTGARAQTLSEMTRAFDLNLTALSLLALLFGMFLIYNTMTFSVVQRRDLIGALRALGVTRREVWRLMLTESLAVGMVGSALGVGLGTLLGRGLVRLVTRTINDLYVVVAADGLSVPPALLLKASLLGVLATLLAALPPVREASSATPRIAVLRSELEGRARRFVGRSAGAGIACLALGGALLLPRWASLLPSFAGLFGVVMGFALVAPWGATLLVEGLKRPLAWAAGPIGRLAAGGVTGSLSRTAPAIAALVVAVSVTVGLGVMIASFRDTVARWLDQTLQADVYISPPSPLASRAQGALDPRFVEAVRGLDGLDALSTYRGLEFESGYGPTRLVALDLAVPGERAFRFQAGAASDAFAAFRRGGAVLISEPFAYRHRLSRGDTVRLPTPVGERAFPVAGVFYEYGSELGTVMMARSTFDRFWEDERVTSLGLYGAAGIPVDDLVAGVRALAGADGAVVRSNRTLREASLEVFDRTFAVTAVLRLLALAVAFIGVLGALLALELERAREHAVLRAQGVTPGGLWGLVTLETALVGMVAGILALPAGLTLARIMIDVINKRSFGWTLQTYVPASVLAQAVGLALVGALLAGVIPSWRMARTSPAAALRNE, encoded by the coding sequence ATGCGGATCCTGACTCGTGCCTCCACGCGCTACCTCCGGCGCCACCCGGGGCAACTTCTGCTTGCCGTGGTGGGTGTGGCGCTGGGGGTGGCGGTTACACTGTCCATCGATCTTGCCATCGAGAGCTCGCGGGCGGCGTTCCGCGCGTCCACCGAGACCGTGGCGGGCCGGACCACCCACACCGTTCTGGGCGGCGCCGTGGGTCTGCCCGACACGGTTTTCGCGTCGGTGCGTCGAGCCGTCGGCGCGACGCGGGCCGCGCCGCTGGTCGAAATCTATGTGAGCGCCGATCGCCTCCCGGGTCGGCCCCTGCGTGTGCTCGGTATCGATCCCCTCTCGGAAGCGCCCTTCCGCGGATTCACGGCGTCGGCGGACGACGGGACATCGGCTCCGCTGCTGGGGCGGGCGCTGGCACTCTCCGGAGACGCGGCGCGCGAGGCCGGCGTAGGGGTCGGCGATCCGCTGGAGGTCCGTGCCCCCGGCGGGTCGTTCTCGATGGAGGTGGTGCGCACCTTCCAAGCCGAAGGCGAGCTCGCCCGCGAGGCCACACGGGATGTGATCGTGGTGGACATCGCTGCGGCGCAGGCGCTGGCCGGCACGGTCGGGCTCTCGCGCATCGACTTGATCCTGCCCGAGGGGCCACAAGGCGAGAGCATGTTGGAGGATCTGCGAGCGGTCCTCCCCCGGGACGCAGTGGTCGAGACCACGGGCGCCCGGGCACAGACCCTCTCCGAGATGACGCGCGCCTTCGATCTGAACCTGACCGCGCTCAGCCTCCTGGCGTTGCTCTTCGGGATGTTCCTCATCTACAACACCATGACGTTCTCCGTTGTGCAGCGGCGCGACCTGATCGGTGCGCTGCGGGCCTTGGGAGTTACGCGTCGTGAGGTGTGGCGGCTCATGTTGACCGAGTCGTTGGCGGTGGGCATGGTGGGCTCGGCGTTGGGGGTGGGGTTGGGAACGCTCCTCGGTCGGGGGCTGGTGCGTCTGGTGACGCGGACCATCAACGATCTCTATGTGGTCGTCGCGGCCGATGGCCTGTCGGTGCCTCCCGCGCTCCTGCTCAAGGCGTCGCTGCTCGGGGTGCTGGCCACGCTGTTGGCCGCGTTGCCCCCGGTGCGCGAGGCGTCGTCGGCGACGCCTCGCATCGCAGTGCTGCGTTCCGAGTTGGAGGGGAGAGCAAGACGATTCGTCGGCCGGAGCGCCGGGGCTGGCATTGCGTGCCTGGCGCTGGGAGGCGCGCTGTTGCTGCCGCGCTGGGCCTCCCTCCTTCCGAGCTTTGCCGGGCTGTTCGGCGTCGTGATGGGCTTCGCGCTGGTGGCGCCCTGGGGTGCCACGCTCCTGGTGGAGGGATTGAAGCGGCCGCTGGCCTGGGCGGCTGGACCGATCGGTCGGCTGGCGGCCGGCGGTGTCACCGGCTCGCTGAGTCGCACCGCGCCCGCCATCGCGGCGCTGGTGGTTGCCGTATCCGTGACGGTGGGACTGGGCGTCATGATCGCGAGCTTTCGCGACACCGTGGCGCGCTGGTTGGACCAGACCCTGCAAGCAGACGTCTACATCTCTCCCCCGTCGCCCCTGGCCTCCCGTGCCCAGGGCGCCCTGGATCCTCGGTTCGTCGAGGCCGTGCGGGGCCTGGACGGGCTGGACGCGCTCTCCACCTATCGGGGTCTGGAGTTCGAGAGTGGATATGGGCCGACGAGGTTGGTGGCGCTGGATCTGGCCGTCCCCGGGGAGCGCGCGTTCCGATTCCAGGCGGGGGCGGCCAGCGACGCGTTCGCAGCGTTTCGACGCGGTGGCGCAGTGCTGATCTCCGAGCCCTTCGCCTACCGGCACAGGCTCTCCCGCGGCGATACCGTACGTTTGCCCACACCGGTCGGTGAGCGCGCTTTTCCCGTCGCCGGCGTCTTCTACGAGTATGGCTCGGAGCTCGGGACTGTGATGATGGCCCGTTCCACGTTCGACCGCTTCTGGGAGGACGAGCGCGTCACTTCCCTGGGCCTCTACGGCGCAGCGGGTATCCCCGTTGACGATCTGGTGGCGGGCGTCCGTGCGTTGGCCGGGGCGGACGGGGCAGTGGTGCGCAGCAACCGCACCTTGCGCGAGGCTTCGCTCGAGGTGTTCGATCGCACGTTCGCCGTCACTGCAGTGCTGCGGCTGCTGGCGCTGGCGGTTGCCTTCATCGGCGTGCTCGGCGCGCTACTCGCCCTTGAGCTGGAACGCGCTCGCGAGCACGCGGTCCTGCGGGCGCAGGGCGTGACACCTGGTGGGCTTTGGGGCCTGGTGACCCTGGAGACAGCGCTGGTGGGAATGGTCGCCGGCATCTTGGCCTTGCCCGCTGGCCTGACCCTGGCCCGCATCATGATCGACGTGATCAACAAGCGCTCGTTCGGATGGACACTGCAGACCTACGTTCCCGCCTCCGTGCTGGCGCAGGCGGTGGGGTTGGCGTTGGTGGGCGCACTGCTGGCCGGCGTCATCCCGTCGTGGCGCATGGCGCGTACCTCGCCCGCCGCAGCCCTCCGCAACGAATGA